The Rhododendron vialii isolate Sample 1 chromosome 6a, ASM3025357v1 genome includes a window with the following:
- the LOC131331529 gene encoding protein LIGHT-DEPENDENT SHORT HYPOCOTYLS 10-like, with the protein MSSDKGKEPGEGSSSRSATQPSRYESQKRRDWNTFGQYLKNQRPPVPLSHCTFNHVLDFLRYLDQFGKTKVHLQGCGFFGQPEPPGPCTCPLRQAWGSLDALIGRLRAAYEENGGLPESNPFASGAIRVYLREVRDSQAKARGIPYKKKKKKRKNAADEAASSFPMQSS; encoded by the coding sequence ATGTCTAGTGATAAAGGGAAAGAACCGGGAGAAGGATCGTCGTCGAGATCCGCGACGCAGCCGAGCAGGTACGAGTCTCAGAAGCGCCGGGACTGGAACACCTTTGGCCAGTACTTGAAGAACCAGAGGCCTCCTGTGCCCTTGTCCCACTGCACTTTCAACCACGTCCTCGACTTCCTCCGGTACCTCGACCAGTTCGGGAAGACCAAGGTTCACTTGCAAGGGTGTGGGTTCTTCGGGCAGCCCGAGCCGCCGGGGCCTTGCACCTGCCCCCTCAGGCAGGCCTGGGGCAGCCTCGACGCGCTCATCGGCAGGCTGAGGGCTGCTTACGAAGAGAACGGAGGGTTGCCGGAGAGCAATCCTTTTGCTAGCGGAGCGATACGCGTTTATCTGCGCGAAGTGAGGGATTCCCAAGCTAAGGCGAGGGGAATCCcttacaagaagaagaagaagaagaggaagaacgCCGCCGACGAAGCCGCCTCCAGCTTTCCTATGCAGTCATCTTGA
- the LOC131331530 gene encoding phosphoenolpyruvate carboxylase 2 yields the protein MAANRNVEKLASIDAQLRLLVPAKVSEDDKLVEYDALLLDRFLDILQDLHGEDLKETVQECYELSAEYEGKRDPKKLEDLGSVLTSLDPGDSIVIAKSFSHMLNLANLAEEVQIAYRRRIKLKKGDFADENSATTESDIEETFKRLVGELKKSPQEVFDALKNQTVDLVFTAHPTQSIRRSLLQKHGRIRNCLTQLYAKDITPDDKQELDEALQREIQAAFRTDEIRRTPPTPQDEMRAGMSYFHETIWKGVPKFLRRVDTALKNIGINERVPYNAPLIQFSSWMGGDRDGNPRVTPEVTRDVCLLARMMAANLYYSQIDDLMFEMSMWRCSDELRARADELHKSSKRDAKHYIEFWKQVPPNEPYRVILGDVRDKLYQTRERSRHLLANGISDIPEDATFTNIEQFLEPLELCYRSLCGCGDRPIADGSLLDFLRQVSTFGLSLVRLDIRQESDRHTDVMDAITKHLEIGSYREWSEERRQEWLLSELGGKRPLFGPDLPKTEEIADVLDTFHVLSELPADCFGAYIISMATSPSDVLAVELLQRECKVKVPLRVVPLFEKLDDLEAAPAALSRLFSIDWYKNRIDGKQEVMIGYSDSGKDAGRLSAAWQLYKAQEELIEVAKKYGVKLTMFHGRGGTVGRGGGPTHLAILSQPPDTIHGSLRVTVQGEVIEQSFGEEHLCFRTLQRFTAATLEHGMHPPVSPKPEWRALLDEVAVFATEEYRSIVFKEPRFVEYFRLATPELEYGRMNIGSRPSKRKPSGGIESLRAIPWIFAWTQTRFHLPVFLGFGAAFKYAIQKDIKNLHMLQEMYNAWPFFRVTIDLVEMVFAKGDPGIAALYDKLLVSEELWPFGERLRAKYEETKGLLLQIAGHRDLLEGDPSLKQRLRLRDSYITTLNVLQAYTLKRIRDSNYHVKVRPHISKEYVESSKSAAELVKLNPTSEYAPGLEDTLILTMKGIAAGLQNTG from the exons ATGGCGGCGAATCGGAATGTGGAGAAGTTGGCTTCGATCGATGCCCAGTTGAGGCTTTTGGTGCCTGCGAAAGTTTCAGAGGATGATAAGCTTGTTGAGTATGATGCTCTGTTATTGGATCGGTTTCTTGATATTCTTCAGGATTTGCACGGCGAGGATCTTAAGGAGACG GTTCAAGAGTGCTATGAACTTTCTGCTGAGTATGAAGGAAAGCGTGATCCCAAGAAACTAGAAGATCTTGGGAGCGTTCTGACAAGTTTGGATCCCGGGGACTCTATTGTCATTGctaagtcattctctcacatgCTTAACTTGGCCAACCTGGCTGAGGAGGTCCAGATTGCTTACCGTCGACGGATCAAGTTGAAAAAGGGAGATTTCGCTGATGAGAACTCTGCAACAACTGAATCAGATATTGAGGAAACTTTCAAGAGACTCGTGGGGGAGCTGAAGAAGTCTCCTCAAGAAGTATTTGATGCTCTCAAAAATCAAACTGTCGATCTGGTCTTCACCGCTCACCCTACCCAATCTATCCGAAGATCTTTGCTCCAAAAGCATGGAAG GATTCGGAACTGTTTAACCCAGTTATATGCCAAAGATATTACTCCTGATGATAAACAAGAACTTGATGAGGCTCTGCAGAGGGAG ATTCAAGCTGCTTTCCGGACAGATGAGATCCGCAGAACTCCTCCAACCCCACAAGATGAAATGAGAGCAGGAATGAGCTATTTCCATGAGACAATCTGGAAGGGTGTTCCGAAATTTTTAAGGCGTGTTGACACAGCACTTAAGAACATAGGAATAAACGAGCGTGTTCCatacaatgccccccttattcaaTTCTCTTCTTGGATGGGTGGTGATCGAGATG GTAACCCAAGGGTTACTCCAGAGGTCACACGGGACGTCTGCTTATTGGCTAGGATGATGGCTGCTAACTTGTACTATTCCCAGATTGACGATCTCATGTTTGAG ATGTCCATGTGGCGTTGCAGCGACGAGCTTCGTGCTCGAGCGGACGAACTCCACAAATCCTCAAAGAGAGATGCAAAGCACTACATAG AGTTTTGGAAGCAAGTACCTCCAAATGAACCTTATCGTGTTATACTCGGTGATGTGAGGGATAAGCTGTATCAGACGCGTGAACGTTCTCGCCATCTATTAGCCAATGGGATCTCTGACATTCCAGAGGATGCTACTTTCACCAATATTGAGCAG TTCTTGGAACCTCTGGAGCTCTGCTACAGATCTCTATGTGGTTGTGGTGACCGCCCAATAGCTGATGGAAGCCTTCTTGATTTCCTGAGGCAAGTCTCTACATTCGGTCTCTCACTTGTTAGACTTGATATTAGACAGGAGTCGGATCGCCACACTGACGTGATGGATGCTATCACCAAGCACTTGGAAATTGGTTCCTATCGAGAATGGTCTGAAGAACGCCGGCAGGAATGGCTTCTATCTGAACTAGGTGGGAAGCGCCCACTCTTTGGTCCTGATCTTCCAAAAACAGAAGAAATTGCTGATGTGTTGGACACATTCCATGTCTTATCTGAGCTTCCGGCCGACTGCTTTGGAGCTTATATCATCTCAATGGCCACTTCACCTTCTGATGTACTCGCGGTTGAGCTTTTGCAACGCGAGTGCAAGGTGAAGGTGCCATTAAGAGTGGTCCCACTGTTTGAGAAGCTCGACGACCTGGAAGCCGCTCCGGCTGCCCTCTCTCGGCTTTTCTCCATTGATTGGTACAAAAACCGGATCGATGGAAAGCAAGAGGTGATGATTGGGTACTCAGATTCCGGAAAAGATGCAGGACGTCTCTCGGCAGCATGGCAATTGTATAAAGCTCAAGAGGAGCTCATAGAAGTTGCGAAGAAATATGGCGTGAAGTTGACTATGTTCCACGGACGAGGCGGGACCGTTGGAAGAGGAGGCGGGCCGACCCATCTTGCTATATTGTCTCAACCTCCTGATACCATTCACGGGTCTCTCCGTGTCACAGTTCAGGGAGAAGTTATTGAGCAGTCATTCGGGGAGGAGCACTTGTGTTTTAGGACGCTGCAGCGGTTCACAGCTGCCACGCTTGAGCATGGAATGCACCCTCCCGTCTCTCCAAAACCAGAATGGCGTGCTCTGCTGGATGAAGTAGCTGTTTTTGCTACGGAGGAGTACCGTTCCATTGTTTTTAAAGAACCTCGTTTCGTCGAGTATTTCCGCCTT GCGACACCTGAGTTGGAGTACGGTCGAATGAATATTGGTAGCCGGCCATCAAAACGAAAGCCAAGTGGAGGAATTGAATCTCTCCGTGCAATTCCTTGGATCTTTGCCTGGACTCAAACTAGGTTTCATCTCCCGGTATTTCTTGGCTTTGGAGCAGCATTCAAATACGCGATTCAGAAGGACATCAAGAATCTCCACATGCTGCAGGAAATGTACAATGCATGGCCTTTCTTTAGAGTTACTATTGATTTAGTTGAGATGGTGTTTGCTAAGGGAGACCCTGGTATTGCTGCTTTGTACGACAAACTCCTCGTTTCAGAGGAGTTGTGGCCTTTTGGAGAGCGTTTGAGGGCCAAATATGAAGAAACAAAGGGGCTTCTTCTCCAG ATTGCTGGACACAGGGATCTTCTAGAAGGGGACCCCTCCTTGAAGCAACGGCTACGCCTTCGCGATTCCTATATCACCACTCTCAACGTGCTGCAGGCATACACGTTAAAGCGTATACGCGATTCTAACTACCATGTCAAGGTGCGCCCCCACATATCAAAGGAGTATGTCGAATCAAGCAAATCTGCAGCTGAACTTGTGAAGTTGAATCCCACAAGTGAGTATGCTCCTGGTCTGGAGGACACCCTCATCTTAACCATGAAGGGAATTGCTGCTGGGTTGCAAAACACCGGTTAG